The proteins below come from a single Pandoraea apista genomic window:
- a CDS encoding diguanylate cyclase: MVSVSQQERSAHAGNSPQRREAPSLSAIDPAVAGKGKRFVRRIYRLRTIGLGIGFLCVAGVFYRHEPSTPLWLWALLIFHGFVWPHLACALALSRPVPYRAERTNLTIDAAFGGFWVAAMQFNLLPSVVILTMMSMDSVGAGGIRLFLRGLLANVAGLLIGIAMLGFVWAPASDTFNVVTSLPMLILYPIALGKVTYDLSQKLAQRSREMEYLSQHDGLTGLLNRRAWEQRLAEVHAHCMLTGQPACLVLMDLDHFKRINDTLGHAAGDTALRRFAELLRQRLREIDAVGRYGGEEFGAVLVNTGGVAGQDLMYRLIADLRARVAQAEARMQMQTLQTLSLAECTVSIGLVPFSTIFDTPQLWLQYADRALYRAKREGRDGMVVLDAEGETKTACEGEMGAAS; this comes from the coding sequence ATGGTGTCAGTGAGTCAGCAAGAACGCTCGGCGCACGCCGGCAATTCGCCTCAACGGCGTGAAGCGCCGTCCCTTTCCGCTATCGATCCGGCCGTGGCCGGAAAGGGGAAACGTTTCGTTCGACGAATCTATCGTCTGCGAACGATTGGCTTGGGCATCGGGTTTCTTTGCGTCGCAGGCGTCTTTTACCGTCACGAGCCGTCCACGCCGCTCTGGCTTTGGGCCCTTCTGATCTTCCACGGGTTTGTCTGGCCCCATCTCGCTTGCGCGCTGGCGCTGTCGCGACCGGTGCCGTATCGCGCCGAGCGCACCAATCTGACGATCGATGCGGCATTCGGTGGCTTCTGGGTTGCCGCGATGCAATTCAATTTGTTACCAAGCGTGGTGATACTCACGATGATGTCGATGGACAGTGTCGGCGCGGGAGGCATTCGACTGTTCCTTCGGGGTTTGCTCGCGAACGTGGCGGGCTTGCTGATCGGCATTGCCATGCTCGGCTTCGTGTGGGCACCGGCATCGGACACGTTCAATGTCGTTACCAGCCTGCCGATGTTGATTCTGTACCCCATTGCTTTGGGAAAGGTGACCTACGACCTTTCGCAGAAGCTGGCGCAGCGCTCGCGTGAAATGGAGTATCTGTCACAGCATGACGGCCTGACAGGGCTGCTCAACCGCCGGGCGTGGGAGCAGCGGCTGGCCGAGGTTCATGCACATTGCATGCTCACGGGACAGCCGGCGTGTCTGGTGCTGATGGATCTGGATCACTTCAAGCGCATTAACGATACGCTGGGCCATGCGGCGGGTGATACGGCGTTACGACGCTTTGCCGAACTCTTGCGGCAGCGTCTGCGCGAGATCGATGCCGTCGGCCGATACGGAGGCGAGGAGTTCGGTGCCGTACTCGTGAACACCGGCGGTGTGGCGGGGCAGGACCTGATGTACCGCCTGATCGCCGATCTGCGTGCTCGGGTCGCGCAAGCCGAAGCGCGGATGCAAATGCAGACTTTACAGACCCTCTCGTTGGCCGAGTGCACGGTGAGCATTGGGCTTGTGCCGTTTTCCACGATCTTCGATACGCCGCAATTGTGGCTTCAGTACGCCGATCGTGCGTTATATCGCGCGAAACGCGAAGGACGCGACGGTATGGTCGTGCTCGATGCGGAGGGCGAAACGAAGACGGCGTGTGAAGGCGAAATGGGCGCAGCCTCTTAG
- a CDS encoding DMT family transporter, translated as MFNFILPLTAVLIWSANVIVNKLAVGHIFPAEIAFLRWFAAGLILTPFALPVLWRARRVFLPHLTQYATLGVLGMAIYQGLAYSAAHYTTATNMGIILALLPLTTLTLAVVVLGDALTAGALMGGLLSIVGVLLVVGHGSLLHLAGQGIGIGDAMMFGAMLAYAVYCVLLRKWQLPLAPLPSLYAQIMCAVVVLLPFYVFSQKAGVSMDNLPQLAFATLPVSVAAPFIWMIGVARIGPRRATVVINLVPIFTALIAAVGLGEHLATYHLVGGALILAGVALGENWHLPIRKARVPGPALPDELGSVR; from the coding sequence ATGTTCAATTTCATCCTGCCGCTGACTGCCGTGCTGATCTGGTCAGCCAATGTGATCGTCAACAAGCTTGCTGTCGGTCACATCTTCCCCGCCGAGATCGCTTTCCTGCGATGGTTCGCCGCCGGGCTGATTCTCACGCCATTTGCGTTGCCGGTACTGTGGCGAGCACGCCGCGTGTTTCTGCCACATCTAACCCAGTACGCAACATTGGGGGTACTCGGCATGGCGATTTATCAGGGGCTCGCCTACTCGGCCGCGCACTACACGACTGCTACCAACATGGGGATCATTCTGGCGTTGCTGCCCCTCACGACGCTCACGCTGGCAGTCGTCGTGCTGGGCGATGCGCTCACCGCTGGCGCACTGATGGGCGGGTTGTTGTCGATTGTGGGCGTGCTGCTGGTGGTCGGGCACGGCTCGTTGCTGCATCTGGCGGGACAAGGCATTGGCATTGGCGACGCCATGATGTTCGGCGCCATGCTCGCCTACGCGGTCTATTGCGTGTTACTGCGCAAGTGGCAATTGCCGCTCGCCCCGCTGCCGTCGCTTTACGCACAGATCATGTGCGCGGTTGTCGTCTTGCTGCCTTTCTACGTGTTTTCGCAGAAGGCCGGGGTATCGATGGACAACCTGCCGCAACTGGCCTTCGCGACACTTCCCGTGTCGGTGGCCGCACCGTTCATCTGGATGATCGGCGTGGCGCGCATCGGTCCGCGACGCGCCACCGTCGTCATCAACCTGGTGCCGATCTTCACAGCGCTCATCGCAGCGGTCGGTCTCGGCGAACATCTCGCGACCTATCACCTCGTTGGTGGCGCGCTGATTCTGGCCGGTGTCGCCCTGGGGGAAAACTGGCACTTGCCGATCCGCAAAGCGCGTGTACCGGGTCCGGCATTGCCCGATGAGTTGGGAAGTGTCCGATAA
- a CDS encoding helix-turn-helix domain-containing protein codes for MQTNPLALFGDHLARLRKARGWSQEKLALESGLARSYVSGIERGRRNVALVNICVLADTLGVPTSEMLRFAQAASGTEDASAPSARTPLPQISRSLCRLENRDQVWLAEIIRSLSSRLSHAAPPGGPRPAADTCAMPHVEHDGRGQEDKDLDALDDADDACQANANVRHAAFGNIPERSVVEPGVSAHRQFAASNDTGFQVDDRKRLAHATTHIREPAHLSSDDTPPSDTPAATQRSDTIVREDSRRFPNDDDA; via the coding sequence ATGCAAACGAATCCACTCGCGCTATTCGGAGACCATCTGGCCCGCCTGCGAAAGGCGCGCGGCTGGTCGCAGGAGAAACTTGCTCTCGAGAGCGGCCTGGCACGCTCGTATGTCAGCGGCATCGAACGCGGCAGACGCAACGTCGCCCTCGTCAACATCTGTGTCCTGGCCGATACGCTCGGCGTACCGACATCGGAGATGCTGCGCTTCGCACAAGCGGCGTCCGGCACCGAGGACGCCTCCGCGCCGTCGGCTCGCACGCCGTTGCCTCAGATCAGCCGCTCCCTGTGCCGGCTCGAAAATCGCGACCAGGTCTGGCTCGCCGAGATCATCCGGAGTCTCAGTTCCCGTTTGAGTCATGCCGCCCCACCCGGGGGCCCTCGCCCCGCGGCGGACACTTGCGCGATGCCGCACGTCGAGCACGACGGCAGAGGCCAAGAGGATAAGGACCTCGATGCCCTCGACGATGCCGACGATGCCTGCCAAGCCAATGCCAACGTGCGGCACGCCGCGTTCGGCAACATCCCTGAGCGCAGCGTCGTCGAGCCCGGCGTATCTGCGCATCGTCAATTCGCCGCATCGAACGACACGGGTTTCCAAGTCGACGACCGGAAGAGGCTCGCCCACGCCACTACGCATATTCGCGAGCCGGCACATCTCTCGTCCGATGACACGCCCCCCTCGGATACGCCTGCGGCAACGCAGCGATCCGACACTATCGTGCGCGAAGACTCGCGGCGTTTCCCCAACGACGACGATGCATGA
- a CDS encoding helix-turn-helix domain-containing protein yields the protein MDTNLFRFGRHLAGLRKKYNWAQDKLALESGLARSYLSGVERGKRNISLRNICILADTLGLPPHELLSFDSSNGMASDAGPGATSPCDPYPSLNRAMQKLSDRDQAWMADLVRTLSLRLGHGVLRDE from the coding sequence ATGGACACCAACTTATTTCGATTCGGCAGACACCTTGCCGGCTTGCGCAAGAAATACAACTGGGCGCAAGACAAGCTGGCGCTGGAAAGCGGACTGGCGCGTTCTTATCTGAGCGGTGTCGAGCGTGGTAAACGCAATATTTCGCTGCGCAATATCTGCATTCTGGCGGACACGCTGGGGTTGCCGCCGCATGAGTTGCTCTCGTTCGATTCGTCGAACGGCATGGCTTCGGATGCCGGGCCGGGTGCGACGTCGCCTTGCGATCCATATCCGTCGCTCAATCGCGCCATGCAGAAATTATCGGATCGCGATCAGGCATGGATGGCGGATCTGGTGCGCACACTGAGCTTGCGTCTGGGCCACGGCGTATTGCGCGACGAATGA
- a CDS encoding alpha/beta fold hydrolase, with amino-acid sequence MPVPVPQTIDVNGYPMAYVESPAPADAVGAPLVLVHGSLCDCRYFKPNMAPLGQRRRVISVSLRHYWPEAWNGRDGTFSGEQHAEDLAAFITALGVGPVHVLGHSRGGYVALRTALVAPDTVRSLILADPGVEISGGPIQVPLDSERGNFRQTALAAIEAGDIDGGLAIFIDTVSGPDTWRRMVPWFKQMVRDNALTLIGQVAEPRTPLPIDALGALHAPVLLMGGAESPAPYPDVLNALAHAMPEARRMMIQDASHGMNLANPIAFHRAVDAFLGND; translated from the coding sequence ATGCCGGTTCCTGTACCGCAAACGATCGACGTCAACGGTTATCCGATGGCGTATGTCGAATCCCCTGCCCCTGCCGACGCGGTGGGGGCGCCGCTCGTGCTGGTTCACGGCTCGCTTTGCGATTGTCGTTACTTCAAGCCGAACATGGCGCCGTTGGGACAACGGCGGCGAGTCATCTCGGTCAGCCTGCGCCACTACTGGCCGGAAGCCTGGAACGGCCGCGACGGCACGTTCTCGGGGGAGCAGCACGCCGAAGACCTCGCCGCGTTCATCACGGCGCTCGGTGTGGGTCCGGTTCACGTGCTGGGACATTCGCGTGGCGGTTACGTCGCGCTGCGCACGGCATTGGTGGCGCCCGACACGGTGCGCTCGCTGATTCTGGCCGACCCCGGTGTGGAAATCAGCGGCGGCCCGATTCAGGTGCCGCTCGACAGCGAGCGAGGCAATTTCCGCCAAACGGCACTTGCTGCCATCGAGGCTGGCGATATCGACGGCGGTCTGGCGATCTTCATCGACACTGTGAGCGGGCCGGACACCTGGCGGCGCATGGTGCCCTGGTTCAAGCAGATGGTGCGCGACAACGCGCTCACATTGATCGGTCAAGTGGCAGAACCGCGCACACCGTTGCCGATCGATGCCCTCGGCGCGTTGCACGCGCCGGTGCTGCTGATGGGCGGCGCGGAGAGCCCCGCGCCTTATCCGGACGTGTTGAACGCTCTCGCGCACGCCATGCCGGAAGCCCGCCGCATGATGATTCAGGATGCGTCTCATGGCATGAACCTCGCCAATCCGATCGCGTTTCACCGCGCGGTGGACGCCTTCCTGGGTAACGATTAA
- a CDS encoding YaeQ family protein — translation MALKATIYKAEVQITDLDRHYYASHSLTLARHPSETDERMMVRLLAFMLYAGERLSFGKGISTAEEPDLWEHDFGGDIVRWIDVGQPDARRLVKAAGRAEHVDVIAYGGKPAAIWWQATETQITRLSNLTVRMLDEASAEALTALASRTMRLQCTIQDGEVWIADDNHNLPVNLVTLRAAAND, via the coding sequence ATGGCACTCAAAGCCACTATCTACAAGGCCGAGGTGCAAATCACCGACCTCGACCGCCACTATTACGCCTCCCATAGCCTGACGCTGGCCCGGCATCCGTCGGAAACCGACGAACGCATGATGGTGCGTTTGCTTGCCTTCATGTTGTACGCAGGCGAGCGTCTCTCCTTCGGCAAGGGCATCTCGACGGCCGAAGAGCCCGACCTGTGGGAGCATGACTTCGGCGGCGACATTGTCCGGTGGATCGACGTCGGGCAGCCCGACGCACGCCGCCTCGTCAAGGCGGCCGGCCGCGCAGAGCATGTCGATGTCATCGCCTACGGCGGCAAGCCGGCCGCGATCTGGTGGCAGGCGACCGAAACGCAGATCACACGGCTGTCGAACCTGACTGTGCGCATGCTCGACGAAGCCTCGGCCGAAGCGCTGACGGCGCTGGCCTCGCGCACGATGCGCCTGCAATGCACCATTCAGGACGGCGAAGTCTGGATCGCCGACGACAACCATAATCTGCCGGTCAACCTCGTCACGTTGCGCGCCGCCGCCAACGACTGA
- a CDS encoding 2-hydroxyacid dehydrogenase → MDILIFSPDGKTAPYETGLAGHLPQASIRSWQPGDSAPADYLVLWKPNAEVLQPRERLKAIFNMGAGVDGVLGTRGEGAQRLPAGVPLVRLEDAGMADQMAQYVSAAALRYFRRLDVFHDQQAQAQWKFQKPNRLADFPVAVLGYGTLGAHVAKTLKMFGFPVRAWSRSQRSEGSDSGGVALYHGAAGFDACVSGARILVNLLPLTPETVDVLNASLFAKLAQGAFLINVARGAHLVEADLLAALESAQIAGATLDVFRTEPLPADHPFWREPRITVTPHISALTLRDETVAQIAGKIAALERGEAITGIVDLTRGY, encoded by the coding sequence ATGGATATCCTGATCTTTTCACCGGACGGCAAGACCGCCCCGTACGAAACCGGACTCGCCGGGCACTTGCCGCAAGCCAGCATTCGCAGTTGGCAGCCCGGCGACAGCGCACCGGCCGACTATCTGGTGCTCTGGAAGCCGAATGCGGAAGTGCTGCAACCGCGCGAACGCCTGAAAGCGATCTTCAACATGGGCGCCGGTGTCGACGGCGTACTTGGCACCCGCGGCGAGGGGGCGCAGCGTCTGCCCGCAGGTGTGCCGCTCGTGCGTCTGGAAGACGCCGGCATGGCCGATCAGATGGCGCAGTACGTGAGCGCCGCCGCGTTGCGATACTTCCGCCGCCTCGATGTCTTCCACGACCAGCAAGCCCAGGCGCAATGGAAATTTCAGAAGCCGAACCGGCTGGCAGATTTTCCCGTCGCGGTGCTCGGTTACGGCACACTCGGCGCGCACGTTGCCAAAACGCTGAAGATGTTCGGTTTTCCGGTTCGCGCGTGGAGCCGCAGCCAGCGCAGCGAAGGTTCGGATAGTGGCGGTGTCGCGCTGTATCACGGCGCTGCGGGCTTCGACGCCTGCGTGTCCGGTGCGCGCATTCTCGTGAATCTGTTGCCGCTCACGCCAGAGACGGTCGATGTCCTCAACGCCAGCCTGTTCGCGAAACTCGCGCAAGGCGCGTTCCTGATCAACGTGGCGCGCGGCGCCCATCTGGTCGAGGCCGATCTGCTGGCCGCGCTGGAAAGCGCTCAGATCGCGGGCGCCACGCTGGACGTGTTCCGCACGGAGCCACTGCCCGCCGACCATCCGTTCTGGCGCGAGCCGCGTATTACCGTCACGCCCCATATTTCAGCCCTGACGTTGCGCGACGAGACTGTTGCGCAGATCGCAGGCAAGATCGCCGCGCTTGAGCGCGGCGAAGCCATTACCGGCATTGTCGATCTGACGCGCGGCTACTGA
- a CDS encoding hydroxymethylglutaryl-CoA lyase, whose amino-acid sequence MVTSHLPQRVKVVEVGPRDGLQNEKQPVPTDVKIALVDRLSAAGFANVETASFVSPKWVPQMADGAEVMAGIKRRPGTIYSVLTPNMRGFEGAVAARADEVVIFGAASEAFSQRNINCSIEESIARFEPVARAAKDAGLRLRGSISCALGCPYQGEVPVASVVDVVQRLAALGCDEIDIADTIGVGTPSRTREVMEACAKVFPIERLSGHFHDTYGQATANIYAALLSGITIFHSSVAGLGGCPYAKGATGNVATEDVLYLLHGLGIETGIDLEAVVHTGDFISQAIGRPNASRVGRAMLAKLKDAATAGA is encoded by the coding sequence ATGGTGACGTCCCATCTGCCGCAACGCGTGAAAGTGGTCGAAGTCGGCCCGCGCGACGGCTTGCAAAACGAGAAGCAGCCGGTACCGACCGACGTGAAGATCGCGCTCGTCGACCGTCTGTCGGCTGCCGGCTTCGCCAACGTCGAAACGGCGTCGTTCGTCTCGCCGAAGTGGGTACCGCAGATGGCCGACGGCGCCGAGGTCATGGCCGGCATCAAACGCCGGCCCGGCACAATCTACTCGGTGCTGACACCTAACATGCGCGGCTTCGAGGGCGCAGTGGCGGCCAGGGCGGATGAAGTCGTGATCTTCGGCGCTGCGAGCGAAGCGTTCTCGCAACGCAATATCAACTGCTCCATCGAGGAGAGCATTGCGCGCTTCGAACCCGTGGCGCGTGCGGCGAAAGACGCAGGACTGCGTTTGCGCGGCAGCATCTCGTGCGCACTTGGCTGCCCGTATCAGGGTGAAGTGCCGGTCGCGAGCGTGGTCGACGTCGTGCAGCGCCTCGCGGCACTCGGTTGCGACGAGATCGACATCGCCGACACCATCGGCGTGGGCACGCCTTCGCGCACACGTGAAGTCATGGAAGCCTGCGCGAAGGTGTTCCCGATCGAGCGTCTGTCCGGTCACTTCCACGACACCTACGGACAGGCTACCGCCAACATCTATGCCGCTTTGCTTTCGGGCATCACGATTTTCCACTCGTCCGTCGCCGGTCTCGGCGGTTGCCCGTACGCCAAGGGCGCCACGGGCAACGTGGCAACGGAAGACGTGCTGTACCTGCTGCACGGACTGGGCATCGAGACCGGCATCGATCTTGAAGCGGTGGTGCACACCGGCGACTTCATTTCGCAAGCCATTGGCCGTCCGAACGCATCGCGGGTGGGACGCGCCATGCTCGCTAAATTGAAAGACGCCGCCACCGCCGGCGCCTGA
- a CDS encoding YbaK/EbsC family protein, whose product MSETPHTPEPANAQDLPESARHVARLLAGMGHDQPIVLLPATGKTSAEAAAGLGCEVAQIAKSIIFRRASDDTPVLVIASGVNRVDEKKVAARVGELARADARFVKEKTGYSIGGVSPIGHVVSPVTLIDEDLLKLASLWAAAGHPHAVFNLTPQQLVAMTGAPVVDVALRD is encoded by the coding sequence ATGAGCGAAACACCTCACACGCCCGAACCTGCGAACGCGCAGGATCTTCCCGAAAGTGCGCGTCATGTGGCGCGCCTGCTCGCCGGCATGGGCCACGATCAGCCGATCGTGTTGCTGCCGGCCACTGGCAAGACATCAGCCGAAGCCGCCGCGGGGCTAGGCTGCGAAGTGGCGCAGATCGCCAAATCGATCATCTTCCGCCGCGCGTCGGACGACACGCCGGTGCTGGTCATCGCCAGCGGCGTCAATCGTGTCGACGAGAAGAAGGTGGCCGCGCGCGTCGGCGAGCTGGCTCGCGCCGACGCGCGCTTCGTCAAGGAAAAGACGGGTTACTCGATCGGCGGGGTGAGCCCGATCGGGCATGTCGTCTCCCCGGTCACGCTGATCGACGAAGACCTGCTCAAGCTCGCCAGCCTGTGGGCCGCCGCCGGTCACCCGCACGCCGTGTTCAACCTCACGCCGCAGCAACTCGTGGCGATGACGGGCGCGCCCGTCGTCGACGTGGCATTGCGTGACTGA
- a CDS encoding thioesterase family protein, translating into MPSPELAPGLTFEWTYRVPKKAVVPELYDDVELCRDMPAVLATGYLAGILECACLQAIRPYLDWPREQSLGTLVSFSHLAATPAGDTLRIRGKLVDVAGRTLRFEVEAWDGLDKVSAGTHERVIVDQERFHGKLREKAAKLGLSV; encoded by the coding sequence ATGCCGAGCCCCGAACTTGCACCGGGCCTGACATTCGAGTGGACTTATCGCGTGCCGAAAAAGGCCGTGGTCCCCGAACTGTACGACGATGTCGAACTGTGCCGCGACATGCCGGCTGTGCTCGCCACCGGTTACCTCGCGGGCATTCTCGAATGCGCCTGCCTGCAAGCCATTCGCCCCTATCTCGACTGGCCGCGCGAGCAATCGCTCGGCACGCTCGTCTCGTTCTCGCATCTGGCCGCCACGCCCGCAGGCGACACGCTGCGCATTCGCGGCAAGCTCGTGGACGTCGCAGGTCGCACGTTGCGCTTCGAGGTCGAAGCCTGGGACGGTCTGGACAAAGTGAGCGCCGGCACGCACGAGCGCGTCATCGTCGATCAGGAACGTTTCCACGGCAAGCTACGCGAGAAGGCCGCCAAGCTCGGTCTGTCCGTTTGA
- a CDS encoding DUF1289 domain-containing protein, with protein sequence MNPATGWCSGCWRTLSEIAAWSSMADDDKRRIWSLLPARRAEHEEPPVQHRRVIVGNVDDTGTGNA encoded by the coding sequence ATGAATCCGGCAACGGGCTGGTGCTCGGGCTGCTGGCGCACCCTCAGTGAAATCGCGGCCTGGTCGAGCATGGCCGACGACGACAAGCGACGCATCTGGTCGTTACTGCCCGCCCGGCGCGCCGAGCACGAGGAGCCGCCGGTACAGCACCGTCGCGTGATCGTTGGCAACGTCGACGACACCGGCACGGGCAACGCATGA
- a CDS encoding MaoC family dehydratase: MNTLSSLHMGKIVEVGETFSATHHFSADSIREFSTLAHDFNPLHIDPDYAAADPRFGGLISSGTQQMSYLAALLATHYAKTAQPLGLEFDMKLRRAVHAGDDITVRWTVTDSLWKEKLAGDIVSLDGEAVNQRGETVIAATAKILVCAKPA, from the coding sequence ATGAACACTCTTTCGTCACTGCATATGGGAAAAATCGTTGAAGTTGGCGAGACGTTCTCCGCCACGCATCACTTCTCTGCCGACTCGATTCGTGAGTTCTCCACACTGGCGCACGACTTCAACCCGCTGCACATCGACCCCGACTACGCGGCCGCCGATCCGCGTTTCGGCGGGTTGATCTCGTCCGGCACGCAACAAATGTCGTATCTCGCCGCGTTACTCGCCACGCATTATGCGAAGACGGCGCAACCGCTCGGGCTCGAATTCGACATGAAGCTGCGCCGCGCCGTGCACGCGGGCGACGACATCACCGTGCGCTGGACGGTCACCGACAGCCTTTGGAAAGAGAAGCTCGCGGGCGACATCGTGTCGCTCGACGGCGAGGCCGTCAATCAGCGCGGCGAGACCGTAATTGCGGCCACAGCGAAGATCCTCGTATGCGCCAAACCCGCCTGA
- a CDS encoding MBL fold metallo-hydrolase gives MTSLALPAGLRVFERGWLSSNNVLFLGDAPTLVDSGYVSHSAQTLALVEHALPDAQPLARLVNTHLHSDHCGGNAALQTRYGCRTWVPAAEADPVRHWDERRLSFEATGQQCARFTFDDTLSPGDAMTLGDHEWLVLGAPGHDPHALMLYDATDGILISGDALWERGFGVIFPELDGESGFAEQAAVLDLIAQLDVSLVIPGHGKPFGDIDGALSAARSRLDYLQSDPARNARNALKVLIVFRLMAETAMARATLKATLDTARAWRNAAAMLAPPSGWPGLLDTLVAELAKTGALRHDMETDTLYAV, from the coding sequence ATGACCTCGCTTGCCCTGCCTGCCGGGCTGCGCGTGTTCGAGCGCGGCTGGCTTTCATCGAACAATGTGCTGTTCCTCGGCGATGCGCCCACGCTCGTCGACAGCGGTTACGTCTCGCACTCGGCGCAGACGCTGGCGCTTGTCGAACACGCGCTGCCCGACGCCCAGCCGCTCGCGCGGCTCGTCAACACGCATCTGCACTCCGATCACTGCGGCGGCAACGCAGCACTACAGACACGCTACGGCTGCCGCACATGGGTGCCCGCTGCCGAGGCCGATCCGGTTCGCCATTGGGACGAAAGGCGTCTGTCGTTCGAAGCGACCGGGCAGCAATGCGCGCGCTTCACCTTCGACGACACGCTCTCGCCCGGCGACGCCATGACGCTCGGAGACCACGAGTGGCTGGTACTTGGCGCGCCGGGACACGACCCGCACGCACTGATGCTCTACGACGCCACCGACGGCATTCTCATTTCGGGCGACGCCCTGTGGGAGCGCGGCTTCGGCGTGATCTTCCCGGAACTCGACGGCGAGTCGGGATTTGCCGAGCAGGCCGCGGTGCTCGATCTCATCGCACAGCTCGACGTCTCGCTGGTGATTCCCGGACATGGCAAACCCTTCGGCGACATCGATGGGGCGCTTAGCGCCGCACGCTCGCGCCTCGATTACCTGCAAAGCGATCCCGCACGCAATGCGCGTAACGCGCTCAAGGTGCTGATCGTCTTTCGTCTGATGGCCGAGACAGCGATGGCACGCGCCACGCTCAAAGCCACACTCGACACGGCGCGCGCGTGGCGTAATGCCGCAGCCATGCTGGCGCCGCCATCGGGCTGGCCCGGCCTGCTCGACACGCTCGTGGCAGAACTGGCGAAGACCGGCGCGCTGCGTCACGACATGGAGACGGATACGCTGTACGCCGTATGA
- a CDS encoding NAD(P)H-dependent flavin oxidoreductase yields the protein MALPKILQNLALPVVASPMFIVSYPELVLAQCKAGIVGSFPALNAREPQILEDWLSRITEELASYKAANPDAVVGPLAVNQIVHQSNQRLEHDVRVCVEHRVPIFITSLRAPPKEVLDAVHSYGGIVLHDVINLRHANKALEAGVDGLILVAAGAGGHAGTLSPFALVGEVRKIFDGPIVLSGSIANGGSILAAQAMGADLAYIGTRFIASTEANASDTYKQAIVDASANDIVYTNLFTGVSGNYIRQSILNAGLDPDDLPTADKTAMNFAKAKAWKDIWGAGQGVGLMDDIRPAAEIIARLKQEYDETRRRLAG from the coding sequence ATGGCCCTTCCCAAGATTCTGCAAAACCTGGCGCTGCCCGTTGTGGCCTCGCCGATGTTCATCGTGAGTTACCCCGAACTGGTACTCGCGCAGTGCAAGGCCGGTATCGTCGGCTCGTTCCCCGCGCTCAACGCGCGCGAGCCGCAAATTCTCGAGGACTGGCTCTCCCGCATTACCGAGGAACTCGCCTCGTACAAGGCGGCGAATCCGGACGCGGTCGTCGGCCCGCTCGCCGTCAACCAGATCGTGCATCAATCGAATCAGCGGCTCGAGCATGATGTGCGCGTGTGCGTAGAGCATCGCGTGCCGATCTTCATCACCAGTCTGCGCGCGCCGCCCAAGGAAGTGCTCGATGCGGTGCACAGCTATGGCGGTATCGTGCTGCACGACGTGATCAATCTGCGTCACGCGAACAAGGCACTCGAAGCCGGTGTAGACGGGTTGATCCTCGTCGCCGCCGGCGCAGGCGGTCATGCTGGCACGCTGTCGCCGTTCGCGCTGGTTGGCGAAGTGCGAAAGATTTTCGACGGCCCCATCGTGCTCTCCGGCTCGATTGCGAACGGCGGCTCGATCCTCGCAGCCCAAGCCATGGGCGCCGATCTGGCCTACATCGGTACGCGCTTTATCGCTTCCACGGAGGCGAATGCCAGCGACACCTACAAGCAGGCCATCGTCGACGCGAGTGCCAACGACATTGTCTATACGAACCTGTTCACCGGCGTGTCGGGCAACTACATCCGCCAGAGCATTCTGAACGCCGGCCTCGATCCCGACGACCTGCCCACCGCCGACAAGACCGCCATGAACTTCGCCAAGGCGAAGGCGTGGAAGGACATCTGGGGCGCCGGTCAGGGGGTGGGCCTGATGGATGACATCCGCCCCGCAGCGGAAATCATCGCGCGTCTGAAGCAGGAGTACGACGAGACTCGCCGACGTCTCGCCGGCTGA